The window TCAAGGTACGGTTCCCCTCTACAGTTTATCTCCTTCTCCGTTCTCGGTTACAGTTTATCTCCTTCTCCGTTctcggttaatcatcatagagagctTTNNNNNNNNNNNNNNNNNNNNNNNNNNNNNNNNNNNNNNNNNNNNNNNNNNNNNNNNNNNNNNNNNNNNNNNNNNNNNNNNNNNNNNNNNNNNNNNNNNNNCACTAAGCCACCATAACTAATTAGCACCATCCCTTACAATCAAGCTGGGAAACAATGCCAATCATTTATGTAGCTATATCCCTGTTTCCACACTTCTCGTCTCCTCTGAATTCACCAGGAAACCTCGAGATTCTAAGTCGAAGAACGAAAACTAAAACCCTTCTTCCAGATACAGGCTTTAGAAATCTCCAAGGCTAAATCACCAATCATTCAAAGCACCATCAAATCCCCCAGATTACAATCCCCAAAACAATTTTCTTATAAACAAGTCTGAATTCTCTACTGCAAAATTGCATTTTCTAATCCCACCACCACGTTTACCCCCAAATTCATGATGAATTTCTCAACATATCCGGCAAATTGTGTTAATGCAGCAGATAACCAACACAACAAACATCAATTTCCGGAGAAGGAATCGATAAAAAGAAGCATACCTGCTTCACAGATATAGGAAACGTGATCTTTCCAGAAGCTTCCGGAGTTTTGACGAGCTCCTTCATCACTTCCCTCCAGCTCTTGCACACACCCGCACACGCAACTACGTGCTTCCTCGCCGGCCACTTCGACTCCGATTCCTCCAATTTCATCAATACTTCCCTCAACAACTCCGGCGGCAAACTCGCCCAGCAAAAATAGCTGCAATTTTCATCCGATTCGCCTTTAATTTTGCCCATTAAAACCTTCGATTTCTCCACCGCCATTGAGCTGTCCTGCACCACTCTCCGCGACCGTGATTTCAACCCCAGCTTCATCATTGCGCCGCGCAAACACCGCTAGGTTTTATTCCAAATCGCAATTCGAAATCCCCAAAATGTCAcgcacaaacaaacaaacacagCTTCTTCACAGTCATAAATGCAGAGCTCAAACTTCACATCGAAGCTACACGTATATAACTATATTGGAATTGATTGTATTCACCAGAAACACGAGAGAAACACACCAAATTGAAGAGGAAAACGGCTCAAATAAGAGATTTTTGAGAGCTGAGAAATCgagatttttttgtttttctttttcgagAGTAACGATGGAGAATTCGAGATATATCTGAACgcttacaattttaaattaatagtaataaaatatagatatagaataactaaattttttatatttcttataattcaagatattaatttataagactaatattaatataggGAATAGCTTAGATGACTACACTTAAAATAGCACCATCCATTATTCCGATGATCATTTTAGCAGTGAGCGAATAATAAGTTGCATGGCAAAAAAAGGATCCCAAAAAAGCGCAAAGCAATTTGTGAGtctttatcataattttaacttCAATGATATCGACATTATCtgacaatctatagattgttgtgtagtgtttgtaatattgcatTAACGTTATAATATTGATGTATAAGTGATGCTCGATGTCAGACTTTAAGAGGTTATCGTTTTAACATGACCTATTGATATATTATGCtttcaaaggaaaaaatatgGATAACGTCTAAATTAATAACCTACGATAGggtagaaataataaattcaaggTGGATGCAATAGTCATTTTCAATgaaaaaaggaagaataattgtagtagtagtaaatctAGTGATGCAATACACAAATATTTATTGCTTTACAAATTATTgcaataaattattcacaataaTAATGCTTTTGATGGCATGAAAAATAGTAATGGGGTGTATTTGTCGACCTTTGAGGTGTACTACTAAtagaaattcaattaatttaataatgcctagatttatttgataatgactttaatattattttatttgattagtATGCCCATCACGTAATTGATTCATATTCCTAAATTAATCTCTGTTTCTTTCCAGTTGGCATAAACTTTTATTCAATGTACACCATAATATTAAATGCATGTATACAAACATGtagtaatactactacaacTATAATACCgttttaatgttttaattttgttttaatgtcGATTAGTTTAGCAAGGATGAATCGTTTGGTGattctattaattttgagtatttttaaaaattttatatagtcaAGTAATAGTTGTACTATTATATAATGTTGCTATTAGACGGTTTAATACAATTGTTATTATATGTCACATTAATCTTCCACTAATTTAACTTAAGTTCCAAAAATCATAAAGATTATCAAGCTTCAATTTTTTGCAACAAAACTCATGGAAtcgaataaaattaaaaaatcatcacCGATATTAAATCATGATGTCATGAACTGGTCTAGTAGAATCGATAGTCTCCGACTTCATCGAGATTCaccattaaattaaatataaatatatacatatacaaaatTGGCTAAATGTTACtcttccgtcccataaaagatgtcacacttataGCATATGAATTTGGAGGCTTTGTTTTAGTGTTAAAtgatagagaaaatataatttttatattcatgtgagtaaaactttttcgcaaaaagaaaaatggtaTCTTTgcgaacaaactaaaaaggaaagtggacATCTTTTagtgagacggagagagtatttatcttatttaaatTCTCTTATAACTAATTGTTACTCTATTGCATCTAAATGAAATtagttgaaattgaaattacatACAATATTCTTAACCTTTTTTGTCATGTCATAATATTGTGTACTAAGGAAACAAAactttatgttaaaattatattctgtCGTTAGCTTTATAATGGAGTATTGAATAATGCTTTATGGGGTGtcgattttttattgttggctgtcaattttataatgataagAGAAAGCAACTGCATTGTAAAATCATGACTTCTAATTTAAGACCACCACATGCAACTTTatccataaaattattaaattattattatcattatcattattagTATTGTGTAGATATGTCTTCTATTCATGACATATCCAGCACCGTGGCTAATAATTGTTATAAACAATCGAACATTTAATACGATTTTATATTTCCacataattttagaataattttattatataaacattaatttatacaatattctgaaaattttattaaaattagtccAACGTTCACCCCTAATAATACGTTATCAAGACCAACGAAATGACGTACTTATTGCAGAAGCTTTGATTAActgcaaaaaataaatgtgatttTGTCAtagcaatattttaaaagacgTGTGGCatttccaattaaaaaaattgagtattTTTTGGGTTATAATCTTAAATAGCatgttttctatttatttaagttttctTATGCATCTAATTAAATCCGAATTTCAACAAGCGAAATTAAACCCACATTTAAGTTCGATTGTTTTAAACTAATATTCCATTTCCTATATATTAAGTTAGTATTATTGATTTAGGACCACTAATCATTGATAAGGACCAAAAAGTAGGTAGTTAAATAATTCAGGACCGCTTTTAATTactaaatcaaatatcataaGAAACatatggattatttatttattcaattataaagtTTCAGTTGGATGTATTTATTTaggaagtttttttttccatgttCATACATATGGTATCACCGGTTTAAATCTGATAAACCAAAAATGATTAGGGGAATAGATATAAATCTAAGGTCATTGAATCATAGTACAAGTGTTTGATTTGCATCTAATCATATATAGCCTCGAAACCTAATGAATCCCTATTGTATGTTCTCCAATTTGATATGttgttcaattaaaaatataatttttttaatttagtatttgGAATCAACAAACCCCATCTAACTCCATTTTCAACAAGAAAATGGAAgataaatcatactactactaaaataaTGATGTTGCAAAATATTGCAATTAGAAAGTTAAACTAACACCTAACTTTAAAAACAACCAAAGTTCAAAAaaccctttttttcttttttttttcccttttttttgtttcttctcaAATCGAACTATTCGCTTATTGATCAAAAGATTTTCCCAAACTAAATCTTTGATCAAGTCCATTTCTTGCCTcccacaaattttattttattgtgagGTTGATATATGGAGTATACGATATTGAATTGCTAGTgatagcattttttttttttttttttttaataactcATTATGATCATGAtctaaatttacaaattaaattttttgttcttaTAAATGGTATGCGTATTACTATATCCAGACaacttgaaataatttttttgggttgaaaTTACCAACAAATCGCAGCTACGCTTAATTAATTACGTCTTTTTTACTTGAATAATTAAACTTATAGTAATTTGTtacttcaaattaattatgaaatgttatggactaaatattgtatatttgCCCTTTAATTTTTAGCCTGTTAATGTTATAGTGGTGTTGACAAAATTGTAGTGCTTGCCTGTTTGGGTACCAACCAGAAGATTAATGTTTGGCCTCCaaccttttaattatttaaaatatagtatatgaataaaaattaccACCCTAAAACGACgctcatgaaataaaaatcctaAAACCGACATTTTGGTGGTTTCcccattttcaaaaaaaaaaaaaaggaaaataaaatgtattataatttattatttgggcCCTCACGTGCAAAACGTCCGACCAGATATGCTATTCTCTTCTTAGACATCTTTATTCCATAATAGAGAATGtgaaaaattatgattcaTCACAATAGatgtgttaaaattttaattccataattcCACTTGGACAAatatcaaatatgaaaaaaaaatttaaatagatatGAAAAATGAACCATTGGAATAGAAAATGACACGTTCATGATATAACATGACCCACATTTGATGCAACTAATGATTCTTTTCTTATCTCTTTTGCCTTTGGGGGTATATGTTAGGTAGCTGTCTCCACTCACATAATACAACACCCCCATACAATATGGTAATACcaacaaaatgataaaaccAATAATATACCAATATATCTAGGCTCCAACAATCATAAAGCAGCTTGAACAACCCTCACTAATCTAATTGTTGGCTAGCAAACAATTTATAGCATACTTGATAGATTGAGACCACTCTAGAATTGTGGATTTCACGTCAAGAAAGAATCACATGGTGTAGGATAAACAAGACAGGAAACACCGAAACAGGCCCGAAAAACATCTGTGTGGGCGTGGCAACAGAAAATTCAGCAACACCAGTGATGCATTCAGTAATGATGTGCAATACCAATGAGAAATGTTGGCTAAGAAAGTAAACGGGTGATTGGCTCGACTAATTAGAAAATGACGGATGATTCCATGTTGGTGCTAGAGTATTGAGTATTCACAATATTAGAAGCAGCCTATACACACTGGTCTTTAAATTAGTAGTGGGTGCAATGTGATCACAGTTAAATGTTACGCTAGCACTGtgcatcttttcttttttccgtTATCAAGTTTAGCCTAAGTCATCAGTTAGAGCAAAAGGAGTAACAGCTGTACCAAGCAAATTCTCCATGCTGAGTCCTATACAACCGGAACACTTCCACTGCTCGGCTGAAGAGTACCTAGAGAGCAAAATATTAGATATTGGACAAAATTAAGCACATAAAATAATGAGATAAGCTACTAAATCGCATGCACGAGAAGATGGCAGACACTAATTCTAATTGttaaccaaaatttaaaactgaAAAGGTCTCACATTTGGTAGTTCGGAAATAAGCACAAACCAGAAATTGTGAAAATGAGTTTACCTGGTTTGTCAGAAAATGAATAagaatttgatatataatgaGGTCCTATAGTATTAATCACAGGGAGCTGAGCAGCTGAGATCATGGATGGTTCAAATGCTCCAGCTCGCCCATGTAGAAGTTTGACCTTGCTGAAAGAATGTGATCAGTCGTTCGAGCAAAGAGCAAAAAATTGCTGTCTCTGTGTGCCAAGAAAGAACTAAGTTTAGGTTTCTGTTCCACTAATTCATGTTCCAGTAACACGTTCCCATCTTTAGAACTCCTACAAGGATATATATATGCTTCCATCAGTTAACATGTATATCATGAGTGAAAATTTTAACCATATCGCTTAGAACTCATGAATGTcaacataaaatatgagaaaaataattggGTAGCTGACACAGGAACCTGATGACGTGCAACTTGTTCATGGCAAAAAGCTTCAAGACAAGAAGTTTTTCCTAGAGCCTTACTTGATATTCTTCTGAGGATGGAACCTCATTGCTGAACTCTTTGTCTGGTTCCTCAAAGAACATGCGAGAAATGGCTCTTCGGAGATTGTGATTTCTTTGGGAATAGTATATTTTGGTCGCAAGGGGAGCTGGAACATCTGATATTGTCACACATATTACAAAAATCAAGATATTGCTTAAAACCGTACCAGGAAGATGAATCAATTTGGACTGTCTAAATTATTCTGAGACCCATTTCAAATCCCAAAAACAGAAGTTTCAAATCAGGATGTCACAAACTAGCATTggttttcataattataaaactcCGTTACACCTGAACGGTGCACTTCACAAGTTCTTTCCCAATTTTATGAGCCACACAGTTAAACTCctgaataaattaaagatgaaTAGGAGGATATACAGGAGAATCTTTACCCATCCATGTAATCAGAAAATGAGGCAGTTAGAGATCAGTAGTTCAACCAGGTCGGAAACCATTTATGATAGAAAGGGATCAAAACCACTTTGCTTTGAGCAGTTATTGGTGAAGGCTTCAGGATTTCAATTcgtaatatattttctaaaaagtAATACTTCTCTACATAGAATAAGAATTCACAAGTGtaggatttatttttcatgaatctGACAAAACATGAATTAGTTAAGAGGATAGGAAGATTGAAATTACATGCCAAATTAGTAACGCCAGTGAGTGAGCTTACATGGAAGAAGCTCAGCAGCTGGCTTGTAGAAATTCTCTGTAccttgatttgattgattcTCAGCTGAAGTCCTACACGACACAAAGCAAAAGTAATCCTAACCAATTGATTATGGATGTGTGCAGAAAACTATGTATTACGAAGGGCACCATGTATTGCGAAGGGCAAAAACACATTATAATTAACAAAGCAGAATGTTGGTCTAAGACATGTGAGCACGGAATTTGGTTCAATGGGTTTAAATACTTAACAAGCCTATACCAGAAGAGCTTATTGGATTGGAGCGGACTCTAATAATGTTGCTTAGATACAAACTGAGAAGGATCATTTATTACTGGTCAAACCAAGTTCAAGGTTTAACCAGACATACTACAATTTAGGTCTAAAGTGGACAAGTTACTTCATAAATCCTTAGATTGTGTATTGAATCATATCCATGTCTTGTTTCACAATCTAGAAATTCATTATCACATGTCCCTTTCTTTATTACAACCTTATTTTTGAATCTTCTGTATCCAGCTATTGGAGATCCCATTCCCGTAGTGATTCCTTGAGCTAGAAGTCACATTCACAGCTACCTATAAGCTTAACAtgtaaatttttcatttcatgtaAAACTCAAGTTATCTAATTTATTATGTCTGATACAGTACAATGACCAATGAAACTTGCCCTTAACCTGGTTAGTGGGAGACTCAATCAtcttaataaaatgaataaatgattTTGGAATTTATCAGCAAAGAACTTACGTAGTGAAGTTATTTTTGGTTATTTCTGTTAAGAAAGTATAAGACAAAAGCTATGGACAGGCTGACTTTGAACATCAGGAGCAGAAAGTGTGCAATGTAAACAAACGAAGGAAAGGGAGAGACTTATAGTACTAGGTATAAAGATTCACAAGTCACGTGCCTTTTTAGTGGTTTCAATGAGTGTTTAGTTACATCTTGTACACAGTCCACACTGTAAAGGTTCACTGTTGAGCCATTCATTTTGTCAGTGGAATTCATATGCATTTCTCCTGCAATAAAGAGGCATATATAATAATGgatgaaaacaaaacaaacaatccAATTCCTCAGGCATATATCCATGCTTCCGCATACTAATTAATATCCACTAAAATTAAACCATATAGCACAAAGAAGGTTTCTGACAAGCCACTTGAAGATTAACTTGCTAAATGAGTTTGAAAGTACAGTGGCATGACTGATTAATATTGACAACAGAGACAATggccaaaaattaaaaagaaaagcagAACAGTACGTTGAGCTTCAGGGAAGAGACTCATTTCGCTTTTTGCATCTATATGATATCCTGGTGCAGCTACATCACAAGAGTCTACAGAACGAGAGTGTTTGGTCTCTCTGAGTGATTTGGCCTTTTCTGTTAACATGTTAAGAAAATTAAGTTTTGCTACgtataacaaaacaaacaactAGTAAATTGCACTGTTTAAACCAATCATTTAAAGAGCTGTAGACCACAGAGAGCTATTGTATACTCAACTTAGACTACTAAGCAAAGAAGATAATTTTTAgtgatcaaaatttgaaaagttcaTGAACTGAAGtacataaaagtaaaaatagtCTGTATCGTCctaaaaagcaaaaaaggATACTACTCTGAGTAATCTGTGACTTTTTCCTCTCCTTCCTTGGAGGTTTTTTAGTCACTGCAGGACCATCAAGTTCCACGTTGATTTCCGCTCTAGAACTTAGAGACTTACAGAGCTCTGCAAggacaaaaaaaacaataagtatgatagaatttgaaaaaagaTAACAGGAGCATCAATACTAATGTACTTAGATTGTTTATTATCTCTCTGATATAATAACAAGATCGATAAATTAAGTTCTCGAAAGATGTGAAACAACATTTGACGTTCAACTatgaaaactcaaaaatactaaaaatgagcaacaaaaactaaaaaagacCTGCATGCATTGCATAATGGCTGGCCTTGATTGGCTTCTTGCAAGCATTACAGCATACCTCcaatacaaataaaacattCTGGTATTGTTAGAGAAAATGATCTAATTAATAACTACAGAAGTATTTATTATCAGTAAGATTTTCTACATTTCTATTTCAAAATGcaatatactatttaattgtACAGCATaatcattaatataataaacatcTTCATAATATGAGTAGAATGAATCCATTGCCTTAATAGACCTTACATAAACGCACTCTATAGACCTGAAGCacaactattttaattttcaactttattGGGAGTTAACCATTCATATTAAGTTACATGGCTAATGATTTTTGAACCAATCTCGTCCTAATAATTCATATGATTCAGTGATTCCAGTAAACAAGGCGGGCAATTTCACCATAATACGGGCTTGGACTTCGTTTTCTAACCTTAATTAATGCACTGATTATTTACTGATTAGTATATTAACTGACTTTTTAAACCATTTTTAATCAATGATTGATATATTGAAGTGATTCCACAATAGCTTTCAACTACAAAAGTCCATATAGGCCACATAATGCACTTCACATCTTTGCACtaccttttcttcttctctaatTATTCTGGtatgaacaaataaatttcTACAGTTAAATTTTCATTGACGGCTCTAGCAAATGTGGGCCAAGACTTACCATCTGTAAGTATAACACTGTAATGCTATACAAGTAGAATTTGAAGATAAATACTATAGTGAGTAAGTGACCAAGACTTACCAAATCCAAAGGATCTGTCATTGGTctcaaaccaaaaatacgCATATCTACAAGAGAAATCAACCAGAAAACATTGACGAATCAGAAGCCAAATTGTACATAAAGGATCCTAGGACAAGATAGTGCAACACAATTATGCCAGCGCATGGAAAAGAGTAGCACCTTCATGCGACCTGCCATAACTCGGACTGTATTAAGGACCTTAGAAAATAATTGACATCTATACTTTACACAAAATAGATATATACCTTCTTCATCAATCAAATTTGCTTCATCTGCATCTGTAATTCTCTCCCTATGGATTGTGCAGCCAACTTTTGGAAGCTAACTTCCTCtgtaaaagagaaagaatgGAGCAGAAGTTGCTCTTTAATATCATACTACACAATCTAAATTTAGTCTTTCCTAGCtagacaaaacaaaaataaaatagtaaaataataaggGTGTATGACAGAAGCTTATGGTTCAGTTACTTATAATTAGGTCAAGCAAATTGTACATGCATAGCAAAACATAGGAAATAAGAGAGTTTGTGAGTGCAACAGATGGAAGAGAGAGATCAAAACATGGCAACATgacatgaaataaataattatgtagcACTTCCCCAGAGGGTTCTAGTCGGATGATGCATAGACTAATACAGATTGCGATGACCTTTTAAATGATAAAGGACCAAATAGAAACACTATTATATGTCCAAGCTGAGGAATAATGAAGAATGGAGAGCCCCATAACTCCTCCAGTTGAGTACTCCACTCACAGAACTCATTCAGTACCTAGGTTAAAATCACATTTTACCATGTATCCCTGTCAGATCTACTTCCAATCATTTCATTGAACATGGGCTTTATACTAAAAACATTACATTTGCAAGCCTATCATCGGATAAATCAGAGACCATATTAtctagttatatttatatacacatatagAAATTCATAGGGctccatcctaaaaccaattggtgataggagtGTCAACAACCATTACCTGTTGCAGCTCTTGAGACACTTCCAGCATCCACAAGCCTCGCCAAGGCTGTCATTCTCCCACTCCAAATAGAGCATTACCATCAAATGGGGAAACATGTACCCCAACAAGCTGCAAGTTAGAGAACGTCGAAGTTGAAGCCTTGAAggaacaaaagaagaaaaagaaatcataTGCTTAACTGATGTCAAATATTCACTCAACATAAAAGCAAGACAACCAATAAGTGCAAGTCACATTTTCAACCCTTACTATTGCCTTCCaactacaaataataatataagcaTCCGATTCTTTACTATGACTAGAAcctaaaaaaatctaaaatccGGAGAGCCATAACATCAACTTGACTGCATGAGAAGGtcaattttgtaaaatgtACCAGAATTTCACAAATCATATGCAGTTTTATGCGAAAATATAACATCAACTTGACTGCATGCTGGAATTGGTGTCCATAACAATTTGATATCAACTCAACCAGCAAACTGACTAAGCATGATACTTCCAAATCCAATACCAGGATGGGAGAGCATATGttgaggaaaaaaatgaaacaatcaAGGTCGAGCCAGTCGAGGTTATCCAAAAACTACCATCACGTAACACCTGCCTGACGAGAAACAAATACTACATCCTTGTCCAGGaataaaagcaataaaataaCTACTATGCCACACTAATTCAAAGGGCAAGTGAAAGTGGAAACAGGCaactaaaaatctaaattcaCAGTTTACACTGTTATACGAGCATACTATTTCTCATACATTACTGAACTCAAATGTACCTTTTACAACAGGAAAAACAACAGCAATAAAATAGATCATGGCACATGAACTAAAGAGGACGATGAGCGCCTAAAAATGTGTGTGCCCATTATAAAACACTTTCTGGAATTAAGTTTCGCAGACATTTTATAAACTCTAATCAACACCccaattttcttattaaaaatgtagtataacaaaaaaaattcattaaacgAAATTACTCATGATCTTAGTTCCCCAGCTCAAGCACGATGAAACGTCAGCAACACAATGTAGCACCAAACAAACCTATCTTCACATGCACAATGCCTTACACTTCGCTCTAGGCAAATCACAACCGAGGTTGTCATTATATCAAGAAAATACAGAAAACTGAATCAAAACGTGAAGAAATACTAGCATTTCGGGATTTCATCTCGTCGAGGAGATTAGTGCATACGAAAATCAAAACTTCAAAATTAGAAGCGGCATTACCTCGCTTCAAATTCCTGattccaatttttttctcctgGAAGTATTTTTCACCGAATCGTTCGAAAACTCTgaaacaaatttgaaattggaGCTGTTCTCATCAtgatcaagaaaaattgtaatGCTGAAACCCGAAAATTCTGATAAATTTAGTCGACAAATTTCTCTCtccgaaaaaaataaaatattagtactaagaaattatgcatataaataattgaattagatTTTAGAGTGGGAGATGGAACGACTGTACGAAACTCTGCAGTTCCGTTTGCTTCGATTCTCTACAGtgtcttatttttaaataaagtcGTGTACATCGCAAAGATTGGATACATACCTTGTAGCATTTAGCAATAATTGGTTTTGAGACGCCTCACAAaaattgttttgaaatttttattctttttcgttaaataagtattttttaaagtcTATTTCGATCAAATGCGTGATTTTATTCATTGATACTACTTAATTGTATTAGTACTTATAGTCTTTAATTAATCACgacaaaaagtaattttttaaggataaaaaattaaaatacaatcatttttataggaaataaaaacaatttatgaCACAAAAGTAAGCGTCCCTAAATGAAAGATAAATTAACTTGaacttttgtttgttttttaggGCGTATCCATTTGGGTCATCCATTTTAGTCGTGAAACTAACAATaaggatatattttttaaatttttgttgtatatttagattttagaaCACATattaaaatccttaattatattaaaaatatatttaatgatttttttattctagtgAACGTTGCTTAAGGTGAACTTAGAATCAATCAAATTACATAAACTTTTTATAAGGTACTagtatactccatataatgtACTTTATTCGCTTTGTTGTTAATAAAAGCATTTTTtacgaaatttaagaaataaacgttttaattaaaacaaaactaacaaaGATGCGCATAATTAATGTTATTCGATAGAacttaatttgatttacaTCCACGACGGAAAACtaaaactcatattttaaatcaatagACAATGACGAGCTACAATAAATCAATCAAGACTAACTCTAGCTTGAAGTTTCGATGATCAGCTCACTATCTATCTAACTGCTCTCCTTTTCTTCTCCCTTTGATGACCCTTGTTGCTGGTTGATGAATGTATTGGGCTTTCA is drawn from Salvia hispanica cultivar TCC Black 2014 chromosome 6, UniMelb_Shisp_WGS_1.0, whole genome shotgun sequence and contains these coding sequences:
- the LOC125194585 gene encoding uncharacterized protein LOC125194585, giving the protein MTALARLVDAGSVSRAATDMRIFGLRPMTDPLDLMNVLFVLEVCCNACKKPIKASHYAMHAELCKSLSSRAEINVELDGPAVTKKPPRKERKKSQITQSKKAKSLRETKHSRSVDSCDVAAPGYHIDAKSEMSLFPEAQREMHMNSTDKMNGSTVNLYSVDCVQDVTKHSLKPLKRTSAENQSNQGTENFYKPAAELLPYVPAPLATKIYYSQRNHNLRRAISRMFFEEPDKEFSNEVPSSEEYQRQQFFALCSND